A genomic window from Sanguibacter antarcticus includes:
- a CDS encoding glycosyltransferase, with the protein MTTLDSYDDRDRARGRPSHDRRQKPVLRARKPRVAVLVYNDCHADTRVLKTAATLVEAGADVRIFAIARPGAGYPVGVWRLASGVVLERLPTFHLGTHLEPLARVYRRLAGAPAPVVPRATEDVGRGRGASGGGTPARTGAAVLTVAAVPSVPKRSLPDRVLRSRAGRLALRPLSAVVLWSYWRSAADAVTQWRPDVVHANDANTLQPAMVAASRVQVPFVYDSHELWTQRNVAGRRLVATQVERWIERQGVRRAAAVITVSPSIATYLQSTYGLEQAPVLVRNVPPAAQRTTDRTEGRLRRLAGLADEARVIAYGGRITMNRGLEETIDALGELPADVHLVVLGYGVAGYVDGLRTRAREAGVAERVHFVGKVPSNEVSLALADADASIVFVRPTCLSYRWSLPNKLFESIHGGLPIVAADLPDTRQIVEEHGVGEVFESSHPLVMAQTILRVIDDPERYRAASRHAATQLTWEGESVHLLEVYRRALGDPWNDALADLEPVDEPQATRHADKIAS; encoded by the coding sequence ATGACGACGCTCGACAGCTACGACGATCGCGATCGGGCGCGGGGCAGGCCCAGCCACGACCGGCGGCAGAAGCCGGTGCTCCGTGCACGCAAGCCGCGGGTCGCCGTGCTCGTGTACAACGACTGCCACGCGGACACCCGTGTCCTGAAGACCGCCGCTACGCTCGTCGAGGCGGGTGCCGACGTCCGGATCTTCGCGATCGCGCGGCCCGGCGCCGGGTACCCCGTGGGGGTGTGGCGGCTCGCGAGCGGCGTCGTGCTCGAACGGCTGCCGACCTTCCACCTCGGCACCCATCTCGAGCCGCTCGCACGGGTCTACCGGCGTCTCGCGGGTGCACCCGCTCCGGTCGTGCCGCGCGCGACCGAGGACGTCGGGCGCGGTCGCGGCGCCTCAGGCGGTGGCACGCCTGCGAGGACCGGTGCTGCGGTGCTCACCGTGGCCGCGGTCCCGAGCGTCCCGAAAAGGTCGCTGCCGGATCGCGTCCTGCGATCCCGAGCCGGCCGGCTGGCCTTGCGGCCGCTGAGCGCCGTCGTCCTGTGGTCCTACTGGCGCAGTGCAGCCGATGCTGTGACGCAGTGGCGCCCTGACGTCGTCCACGCGAACGACGCCAACACCCTCCAGCCGGCGATGGTCGCGGCGAGCAGGGTCCAGGTGCCGTTCGTCTACGACTCCCACGAGCTGTGGACGCAGCGCAACGTCGCAGGCCGGAGACTGGTCGCGACGCAGGTCGAGCGATGGATCGAGCGCCAGGGCGTCCGCCGTGCCGCAGCGGTCATCACGGTCTCGCCGAGCATCGCCACGTACCTGCAGTCGACGTACGGGCTCGAGCAGGCGCCCGTCCTCGTCCGCAACGTGCCGCCCGCGGCCCAGCGGACGACAGACCGTACGGAGGGGCGCCTGCGACGTCTCGCAGGGCTCGCCGACGAGGCACGTGTCATCGCCTACGGCGGCCGGATCACCATGAACCGTGGCCTCGAAGAGACGATCGACGCTCTCGGAGAGCTCCCCGCCGACGTCCACCTCGTGGTGCTCGGGTACGGCGTGGCAGGGTACGTCGACGGTCTGCGGACGCGTGCCCGGGAGGCCGGGGTCGCGGAGCGGGTGCACTTCGTCGGCAAGGTTCCCTCGAACGAGGTGTCGCTCGCTCTCGCGGACGCCGACGCCTCGATCGTCTTCGTCCGGCCGACGTGCCTGAGCTACCGGTGGTCGCTCCCGAACAAGCTCTTCGAGTCCATCCACGGCGGCCTGCCCATCGTTGCAGCAGACCTGCCGGACACCCGTCAGATCGTCGAGGAGCACGGTGTCGGCGAGGTCTTCGAGTCGTCGCACCCTCTCGTCATGGCCCAGACGATCCTTCGCGTCATCGACGATCCGGAGCGCTACCGGGCCGCGTCGCGCCACGCCGCGACCCAGCTCACCTGGGAGGGGGAGAGCGTCCACCTCCTCGAGGTCTACCGTCGAGCGCTCGGCGACCCGTGGAACGATGCGCTGGCCGACCTCGAACCGGTCGACGAACCGCAGGCCACCCGCCACGCGGACAAGATCGCCAGCTGA
- a CDS encoding glycosyltransferase family 4 protein, whose protein sequence is MGERPSVVVLSFSPIARDPRVLRQVQLLSTVADVTTCGYGPSPEGVVRHVQVPDTLAPWRTGRAGRVLGPALLALRRHRRLYFGSPRIAFVLDALPPGSMDVVVANDALAAPLALALEPRAGVHSDLHEYAPRQGEDRLLWRLLVAPLMTWACRSVRHVASVTTVAQGIAEEYERELGFTPRVVPNAAAYRPDLVPTAVGSPVRLVHIGIAGRARRLETMIDAAGLVESRSPGTLTLDLVLAPGDPTYITELAERAQAVGGSVRVLPPVPFDEIVPVLTRYDVGVFVCPPTTFNLLHALPNKLFEFVQARLAVVVGPSPEMARIVTEHALGLVADGFTVEDTERALAALRPETVTAFKAASHVAAEVLSAERLSAPWLDAVENLVGRPSGENA, encoded by the coding sequence ATGGGAGAGCGCCCGAGCGTCGTCGTCCTGTCGTTCTCGCCGATCGCGCGTGACCCGCGCGTCCTGCGCCAGGTCCAGCTGCTCTCGACGGTCGCTGACGTCACCACGTGCGGCTACGGGCCGTCGCCGGAGGGCGTGGTCCGTCACGTCCAGGTCCCTGACACGTTGGCACCGTGGCGCACCGGCAGGGCCGGGCGGGTCCTCGGCCCGGCGCTCTTGGCGCTGCGACGTCACCGCCGGCTCTACTTCGGTTCTCCCCGGATCGCCTTCGTCCTCGATGCGCTCCCGCCCGGGTCGATGGACGTCGTCGTCGCGAACGACGCCCTCGCGGCGCCGCTCGCCCTCGCCCTCGAGCCTCGCGCGGGAGTGCACAGCGACCTCCACGAGTACGCTCCCCGCCAGGGCGAGGACCGCCTCCTGTGGAGGCTTCTCGTCGCTCCGCTCATGACGTGGGCGTGCCGGTCGGTACGACACGTCGCCTCGGTGACGACCGTGGCGCAGGGGATCGCCGAGGAGTACGAGCGCGAGCTCGGCTTCACGCCCCGCGTGGTGCCCAACGCCGCGGCATACCGGCCCGACCTCGTCCCGACAGCGGTGGGCAGCCCCGTCCGGCTCGTCCACATCGGCATCGCCGGGCGCGCCCGACGCCTCGAGACGATGATCGATGCAGCGGGCCTCGTCGAGTCGAGGAGCCCGGGGACGCTGACGCTCGACCTCGTGCTCGCGCCCGGCGACCCCACCTACATCACCGAGCTCGCTGAGCGCGCGCAGGCCGTCGGCGGCTCGGTCCGTGTGCTCCCGCCCGTGCCGTTCGACGAGATCGTCCCCGTCCTCACGCGCTACGACGTCGGCGTCTTCGTGTGCCCGCCGACGACCTTCAACCTCCTGCACGCCTTGCCGAACAAGCTCTTCGAGTTCGTCCAGGCTCGGCTCGCGGTCGTCGTAGGGCCCTCGCCGGAGATGGCCCGTATCGTCACCGAGCACGCGCTCGGTCTCGTGGCCGACGGGTTCACCGTCGAGGACACGGAACGCGCGCTCGCTGCGCTCCGACCCGAGACGGTCACCGCGTTCAAGGCCGCGAGCCACGTCGCAGCCGAGGTGCTGAGCGCCGAGCGGCTCTCAGCGCCGTGGCTCGATGCGGTGGAGAATCTTGTGGGACGACCATCGGGGGAGAACGCATGA
- a CDS encoding glycosyltransferase, translating into MSTTSTPTSPGETGAVRRPRILCVSLSPIHSDARVLRQVSVLAGRGHVTTVGFGPTPHGSDEHLRIPDGAATLPQTPRGVALLALRRHEAAELSAPAVRYALEVLAGQRFDLVVANDARVLGLAHAVAARSDAPVWADMHEWAPEERTHVRSWRLLVAPFMTHLCRTYLPRSAAVTTVCNSIAELYGQHFGVTAEVMRNSSPYLDLRPSPVAADAVRLVHSGAAIHGRSLETMIDATRELGSRYTLDLYLLPGGDGGRYLRELKDRAADCSRVRFRDPVAPGDLPATLNAYDVGVFWIPPTHTNARYTLPNKFFDYVQARLAIAVGPSIEMARLVERYRLGVVSDGFDVAACVASLSTLDAAAIRGAKAAADVASSELSFETDALVGDRIVARLLAASSPAPGIG; encoded by the coding sequence ATGAGCACCACGAGCACGCCCACCTCACCAGGGGAGACCGGAGCGGTCCGTCGTCCTCGGATCCTGTGCGTCTCGCTCTCGCCGATCCATTCCGACGCCCGGGTGCTGCGACAGGTGAGCGTCCTGGCTGGTCGCGGTCACGTGACGACCGTCGGCTTCGGGCCGACCCCTCACGGCTCGGACGAGCACCTGCGCATCCCCGACGGCGCGGCCACGCTCCCGCAGACCCCGCGGGGTGTGGCCCTCCTCGCGCTGCGCCGTCACGAGGCGGCGGAGCTCTCGGCTCCTGCGGTCCGGTACGCCCTCGAGGTCCTCGCCGGGCAGCGCTTCGACCTGGTCGTCGCGAACGACGCCCGTGTCCTCGGGCTCGCGCACGCGGTCGCGGCACGCTCGGACGCGCCGGTGTGGGCGGACATGCACGAGTGGGCACCCGAGGAGCGCACGCACGTGCGGTCGTGGCGGCTGCTCGTGGCTCCGTTCATGACGCACCTGTGCCGTACGTACCTGCCGAGGAGCGCGGCCGTGACCACGGTGTGCAACTCGATCGCAGAGCTCTACGGTCAGCACTTCGGCGTCACCGCCGAGGTGATGCGGAACTCGTCTCCGTACCTCGACCTGCGCCCGAGCCCTGTCGCGGCAGACGCCGTGAGGCTCGTGCACAGCGGTGCCGCGATCCATGGCCGCAGCCTCGAGACGATGATCGACGCGACGCGCGAGCTCGGCTCGAGGTACACCCTCGATCTCTACCTCCTCCCCGGAGGCGACGGCGGCAGGTATCTCCGGGAGCTCAAGGACCGGGCGGCGGACTGCAGCCGCGTGCGCTTCCGCGATCCCGTCGCTCCGGGCGACCTGCCTGCGACGCTCAACGCGTACGACGTGGGTGTCTTCTGGATCCCACCGACGCACACCAACGCCCGGTACACCCTGCCGAACAAGTTTTTCGACTACGTCCAGGCGCGTCTCGCGATCGCTGTCGGGCCCAGCATCGAGATGGCCCGCCTCGTCGAGCGCTACCGGCTCGGCGTGGTGAGCGACGGGTTCGACGTCGCTGCGTGCGTCGCGTCGTTGAGCACCCTCGACGCGGCCGCGATCCGAGGCGCTAAGGCAGCCGCCGACGTCGCGAGCAGCGAGCTGTCCTTCGAGACGGACGCGCTCGTGGGTGACCGGATCGTCGCGCGCCTGCTCGCTGCCTCGTCGCCGGCTCCAGGCATCGGGTGA
- a CDS encoding nucleotide sugar dehydrogenase, protein MRIAVVALGKIGLPLAVQFADQGHDVVGVDVNASVVDLVNAGTEPFPGEAHLAEKLAALVPAGRLRATTDYADAIPGADAVVLVVPLFVDEETAAPDFGWMDAATTSLAAHLTPGTLVSYETTLPVGVTRSRWKPMLEQGSGLVEGTDFHLVFSPERVLTGRVFADLRKYPKLIGALSDAGARRARDFYEAVLEFDERPDLPRPNGVWDLGSAEAAEMAKLAETTYRDVNIGLANQFGAFAEKVGIDVYAVIDACNSQPYSHIHRPGIAVGGHCIPVYPRLYLSVDPDASIVREARAVNAAVPERVVAQAESLLGSLDGLRVVVLGAAYRGGVKETAFSGVFTTVEALRARGARVVVHDPMYTDAELEGLGFAAYHYGESADVAIVQADHGEYRTITQTEVPGLRLLVDGRRVTDPAVWAGVPRVVVGDGTPAR, encoded by the coding sequence GTGCGCATCGCCGTAGTCGCTCTCGGGAAGATCGGCCTCCCCCTCGCCGTCCAGTTCGCTGACCAGGGCCACGACGTGGTCGGCGTCGACGTCAACGCATCGGTCGTCGACCTCGTCAACGCCGGGACGGAGCCCTTCCCCGGAGAGGCCCATCTCGCGGAGAAGCTCGCAGCGCTCGTCCCTGCGGGGAGGCTGCGTGCCACCACGGACTACGCGGACGCGATCCCGGGCGCCGACGCTGTCGTGCTCGTCGTGCCCCTGTTCGTCGACGAGGAGACGGCAGCACCCGACTTCGGGTGGATGGACGCCGCGACGACCTCGCTCGCTGCGCACCTCACCCCGGGGACGCTCGTCTCCTACGAGACGACACTTCCTGTCGGGGTCACCCGAAGCCGGTGGAAGCCGATGCTCGAGCAGGGGTCAGGGCTCGTCGAGGGCACGGACTTCCACCTCGTCTTCTCCCCCGAGCGGGTCCTCACCGGTCGCGTCTTCGCGGACCTGCGCAAGTACCCGAAGCTCATCGGTGCGCTCAGCGACGCGGGCGCGCGCCGCGCTCGCGACTTCTACGAGGCCGTCCTGGAGTTCGACGAGCGACCCGACCTGCCTCGTCCGAACGGTGTCTGGGACCTCGGCTCCGCGGAGGCCGCCGAGATGGCGAAGCTCGCGGAGACCACGTACCGCGACGTGAACATCGGCCTCGCCAACCAGTTCGGGGCGTTCGCCGAGAAGGTCGGCATCGACGTCTACGCGGTCATCGACGCCTGCAACTCTCAGCCGTACAGCCACATCCACCGGCCGGGGATCGCCGTCGGCGGCCACTGCATCCCTGTCTACCCGCGCCTCTACCTCTCGGTGGACCCGGACGCGTCGATCGTCCGGGAGGCCCGCGCCGTCAACGCGGCCGTGCCTGAGCGCGTCGTGGCGCAGGCCGAGTCGCTCCTCGGGTCGCTCGACGGGCTGCGCGTCGTCGTGCTCGGTGCTGCCTACCGTGGGGGAGTGAAGGAGACAGCGTTCTCCGGTGTCTTCACGACGGTCGAGGCGTTGCGTGCGCGCGGCGCGCGCGTCGTCGTGCACGACCCCATGTACACGGACGCCGAGCTCGAGGGTCTCGGGTTCGCTGCCTACCACTATGGCGAGAGCGCCGACGTCGCCATCGTCCAGGCCGACCACGGCGAGTACCGGACGATCACCCAGACCGAGGTGCCGGGGCTGCGCCTGCTCGTCGACGGACGCCGGGTCACCGACCCAGCTGTGTGGGCAGGGGTCCCGCGCGTGGTCGTCGGGGACGGGACCCCAGCACGCTGA
- a CDS encoding acyltransferase family protein produces MGRGPARGRRGRDPSTLKAVPGPRSTAFRADIEGLRAVAIVTVLAFHSGLTYASGGFVGVDVFFVLSGYLITSLLLREIDLTGRLSLRRFYLRRARRLLPATAVVLVFSAVVVVLWTPTTQGRVFGLDILAATFYVINWRLADRSVDYLAEGVGASPVQHFWSLAVEEQFYIVWPLLVVLSLVLLRARGGAGALGRSRVSPTAVRTTLAVVVVGVGGASLVWCVATSGQTDPSTYFTTTTRLWELAVGATVAVLASRLPALSARAASVLGWSGLLAICAAALLFSTSTPWPGPATLVPTLGTAAVVVSGLGGREHSVSRLLSARVLVWLGGLSYSIYLWHWPVLVAAEGMLGRTLHPVEGIVAVLVSIVPAWATHRFVENPIRFSSRFSGDRAARRVVAVCVAAGVLAGVAASSPWARTTDALDGITPLPADATADVPESYAQGCQVDAASVEVVTCDYGDVTSDVVVVLAGDSKALQWQPALAELAVEWSWHLVTMTKSGCALSGGIQPFNDEEPYLACVRWNDAALEQVAALSPDVVITSQYANTAYALETSPLGSATGAQMQDDLTRLWGGLTAQGIQVVALLDTPTPPFEVYECVAEHPDALSRCSFDPVLPERENASVLQRAAAAAVPGVEVADLTPWICPEGWCPAVLGDVLTYRQGSHLTKTFVETLVPPLRDVLVPVVAATGAVGADG; encoded by the coding sequence GTGGGCAGGGGTCCCGCGCGTGGTCGTCGGGGACGGGACCCCAGCACGCTGAAGGCCGTTCCCGGCCCCCGTTCGACCGCCTTCCGGGCCGACATCGAGGGCCTGCGCGCGGTCGCGATCGTCACCGTGCTCGCCTTCCACTCCGGGCTCACGTACGCCAGCGGTGGTTTCGTCGGAGTCGACGTCTTCTTCGTGCTGTCGGGGTACCTCATCACGTCGTTGCTGCTCCGCGAGATCGATCTCACGGGACGGCTCTCGTTGCGCCGGTTCTACCTCAGGCGAGCGCGACGGCTCCTTCCCGCGACGGCGGTCGTCCTCGTCTTCTCTGCGGTCGTCGTCGTGCTCTGGACGCCGACGACGCAGGGGAGGGTCTTCGGCCTCGACATCCTTGCGGCGACCTTCTACGTCATCAACTGGCGGCTCGCCGACCGGTCTGTCGACTACCTCGCTGAGGGCGTCGGCGCGAGCCCGGTCCAGCACTTCTGGTCGCTCGCGGTCGAGGAGCAGTTCTACATCGTCTGGCCTCTCCTCGTCGTCCTCTCTCTCGTCCTGCTCCGGGCTCGCGGAGGTGCAGGAGCGCTGGGGCGGTCCAGGGTGTCTCCGACGGCTGTCCGCACGACGCTCGCCGTGGTGGTGGTCGGCGTCGGTGGAGCGTCGTTGGTCTGGTGCGTGGCGACCTCGGGGCAAACGGACCCGTCGACCTACTTCACGACGACGACCCGGCTCTGGGAGCTGGCGGTCGGCGCGACGGTCGCGGTGCTCGCGTCGCGTCTCCCGGCTCTGTCTGCCCGGGCCGCGTCTGTGCTCGGGTGGTCTGGCCTGCTCGCGATCTGCGCGGCCGCGCTGCTCTTCTCGACGAGCACACCGTGGCCTGGTCCGGCGACCCTCGTGCCCACGCTGGGGACCGCGGCGGTCGTCGTCTCAGGCCTCGGGGGACGTGAGCACAGCGTGTCGCGGCTGCTTTCCGCACGCGTGCTCGTGTGGCTCGGTGGCCTCTCGTACTCGATCTACCTCTGGCACTGGCCTGTGCTCGTCGCCGCTGAAGGGATGCTCGGCAGGACTCTCCACCCGGTCGAGGGGATCGTCGCTGTCCTCGTCTCGATCGTCCCGGCCTGGGCGACGCACCGGTTCGTCGAGAACCCGATCCGCTTTTCGAGCAGGTTCTCGGGTGACCGGGCGGCTCGTCGCGTCGTCGCCGTGTGCGTCGCGGCCGGCGTCCTAGCCGGCGTGGCCGCGTCGAGCCCGTGGGCACGCACGACCGACGCGCTCGACGGGATCACCCCGCTGCCGGCCGACGCGACCGCAGACGTGCCCGAGTCGTATGCGCAGGGCTGTCAGGTGGACGCCGCCTCCGTTGAGGTCGTCACCTGCGACTACGGCGATGTGACGTCGGACGTGGTCGTGGTGCTCGCTGGCGACTCCAAGGCGCTCCAGTGGCAGCCGGCGCTCGCCGAGCTCGCGGTCGAATGGTCGTGGCACCTCGTCACGATGACGAAGAGCGGGTGTGCGCTCTCGGGCGGGATCCAGCCGTTCAACGACGAGGAGCCGTACCTGGCCTGCGTCCGGTGGAACGATGCTGCGCTCGAGCAGGTGGCGGCGCTCTCACCTGATGTGGTGATCACCTCGCAGTACGCGAACACCGCCTATGCACTGGAGACCAGCCCGCTCGGTTCGGCGACGGGCGCCCAGATGCAGGACGACCTCACGCGCCTCTGGGGTGGGCTCACCGCGCAGGGGATCCAGGTGGTCGCGCTCCTCGACACTCCGACGCCGCCGTTCGAGGTGTACGAGTGCGTCGCTGAGCACCCTGATGCGCTCTCTCGGTGCTCGTTCGACCCTGTCTTGCCAGAGCGCGAGAATGCGTCGGTGCTCCAGCGCGCTGCTGCAGCTGCGGTTCCCGGGGTTGAGGTGGCTGACCTGACGCCCTGGATCTGCCCGGAGGGGTGGTGCCCTGCGGTGCTGGGGGACGTCCTCACCTACCGTCAGGGGTCGCACCTGACCAAGACGTTCGTCGAGACCCTCGTCCCTCCGCTGCGCGACGTGCTCGTCCCGGTGGTCGCCGCGACAGGGGCCGTCGGCGCTGACGGCTGA
- the rfbB gene encoding dTDP-glucose 4,6-dehydratase: MRLLVTGGAGFIGSNFVHQTVRDRPDVQVTVIDALTYAGDRTSLASVADKITLVEGDITDAELVDRLVGESDLVVHFAAESHNDNSLSNPWPFVQTNLIGTYTLLEAVRKHEVRFHHISTDEVYGDLELDDPAKFTAETPYAPSSPYSSTKAGSDLLVRAWARSFGIQATISNCSNNYGPYQHIEKFIPRQITNLIDGIKPRLYGKGENVRDWIHVEDHNSAVWTIIDKGVMGETYLIGADGEKNNLEVVQSLLVAFGLDKDDFDHVKDRPGHDMRYAIDSTKLRTELGWEPKYTNFAEGLAATVEWYKANEAWWRSAKAATEAKYAAAGH, from the coding sequence ATGCGTCTGCTCGTCACCGGCGGAGCCGGCTTCATCGGCTCGAACTTCGTCCACCAGACCGTCCGCGACCGCCCGGACGTCCAGGTCACCGTCATCGACGCCCTGACGTACGCCGGCGACCGGACGTCGCTCGCGTCCGTGGCGGACAAGATCACTCTCGTCGAGGGCGACATCACCGATGCAGAGCTCGTCGACCGCCTCGTAGGAGAGTCTGACCTCGTCGTGCACTTCGCCGCCGAGTCGCACAACGACAACTCGCTGTCGAACCCGTGGCCGTTCGTCCAGACGAACCTCATCGGGACGTACACGCTCCTCGAAGCCGTCCGCAAGCACGAGGTGCGCTTCCACCACATCTCGACCGACGAGGTCTACGGCGACCTCGAGCTCGACGACCCGGCAAAGTTCACGGCAGAGACGCCCTACGCCCCGTCGAGCCCGTACTCCTCCACGAAGGCCGGCAGCGACCTGCTCGTCCGCGCATGGGCACGGTCCTTCGGCATCCAGGCCACCATCTCCAACTGCTCGAACAACTACGGGCCGTACCAGCACATCGAGAAGTTCATCCCTCGCCAGATCACCAACCTCATCGACGGCATCAAGCCACGCCTCTACGGCAAGGGTGAGAACGTCCGCGACTGGATCCACGTCGAGGACCACAACTCGGCTGTCTGGACCATCATCGACAAGGGCGTGATGGGCGAGACGTACCTCATCGGCGCTGACGGCGAGAAGAACAACCTCGAGGTCGTCCAGTCCCTCCTCGTCGCCTTCGGCCTCGACAAGGACGACTTCGACCATGTCAAGGACCGTCCAGGCCACGACATGCGCTACGCCATCGACTCCACCAAGCTCCGTACCGAGCTCGGCTGGGAGCCGAAGTACACCAACTTCGCGGAAGGCCTCGCCGCCACCGTCGAGTGGTACAAGGCGAACGAAGCCTGGTGGCGCTCGGCCAAGGCCGCCACCGAGGCGAAGTACGCCGCCGCGGGTCACTGA
- a CDS encoding class I SAM-dependent methyltransferase: MTRYEAQIDTANPNLSHTQVIELVGQDKKVLDVGCATGYLARQLIERGCTVSGVEVDPEAAREAEPVLSRLVVGDLNQVRLSDEFTKGEFDVVVFADVLEHVLDPAAVLSDSLEVLAADGTIVVSIPNVAHGSLRLALLQGRWDYTDVGLLDRTHLKFFTFDSLVQLLADAGLVIEVARSTTTDPLNAMVDVDAAALPATIVEWVRHQPHALDFQFVLRARRPRDGEEPGMVTTLEPAAPDDEVRLRDVHTERMEEDREVRYRLLTIRDHIIGLEAAVVRANAVVAHAQRATRQAELEAEKARTHFAEAMEDRKRMQESATWRVGSLVLRPVSTIRPPRSR; the protein is encoded by the coding sequence GTGACACGGTACGAAGCACAAATTGACACCGCCAACCCGAACCTGAGCCACACACAGGTCATCGAGCTCGTCGGACAGGACAAGAAAGTCCTCGATGTCGGGTGCGCTACCGGGTACCTGGCCCGGCAGCTCATCGAGCGTGGCTGCACTGTCTCCGGAGTCGAGGTCGACCCCGAAGCGGCACGCGAGGCCGAGCCCGTGCTGTCGCGGCTCGTCGTCGGCGACCTGAACCAGGTGCGTCTCTCGGACGAGTTCACGAAGGGGGAGTTCGACGTCGTCGTCTTCGCCGACGTCTTGGAGCACGTCCTAGATCCCGCTGCGGTTCTCAGCGATTCGCTCGAGGTGCTCGCTGCCGACGGGACGATCGTCGTGTCCATCCCCAATGTTGCCCATGGGTCCCTCCGCCTTGCTCTTCTCCAGGGCCGATGGGACTACACCGACGTCGGCCTCCTCGACCGGACCCATCTGAAGTTCTTCACGTTCGACAGCTTGGTCCAGCTCTTGGCGGACGCCGGACTGGTCATCGAGGTCGCGCGGTCGACGACCACTGACCCGCTCAACGCCATGGTCGATGTGGATGCCGCCGCCCTGCCCGCGACGATCGTCGAGTGGGTCAGGCACCAGCCTCACGCGCTCGACTTCCAGTTCGTCCTTCGCGCTCGCAGGCCTCGGGACGGCGAGGAACCAGGCATGGTGACAACGCTGGAGCCGGCTGCACCTGATGACGAGGTGCGGCTCCGCGACGTCCACACCGAGCGGATGGAAGAAGACCGTGAGGTGCGTTACCGCCTCCTCACGATCCGTGACCACATCATCGGCCTCGAGGCCGCCGTCGTCCGAGCAAATGCTGTGGTTGCGCACGCTCAGCGTGCCACCCGCCAGGCGGAGCTCGAGGCCGAGAAAGCGCGGACGCACTTCGCAGAAGCGATGGAAGACCGCAAACGGATGCAGGAGTCCGCCACGTGGAGAGTCGGGAGCCTCGTTCTACGCCCGGTCTCGACGATCCGTCCCCCGAGGTCACGCTGA
- a CDS encoding glycosyltransferase family 2 protein — translation MTEAPFFSVVTPVYNPPVDVLIEMIQSVREQSFQDWELILVDDVSPDPQVREVLRRAAAEDSRLVVIEREVNGHIVKASNDGIERARGQFVVLVDHDDLLEPHAFRVMVEAIQAHPEVDYLYSDEDKLDDKGNFYDAFRKPDWSPERLRGQMYTSHLSVLRTSVVKAVGAFHEGFDGSQDHDLVLRVTEQAREVVHVPEVLYHWRVVPGSAAGDPDAKPYAWIAGRKAVQAHIDRVGIRGEVSFGRGTGTYRIDRHLDEDVLLSVVIPTRGGEGLVWGERRCFVVDAVRSVVERGGHDNVEVVVVYDTSTPAHVLEELRGLGVRRLTLVEYAKPFNFSEKCNIGVAASFGSVVLLLNDDIEISSPGFLPQLAAPLFESGVGATGARLLFPDNTIQHAGLVFYGNDYAHAFHRVPGDDYGPFTALTVNREVSALTGACLAMLRTTYDHVGGMAESLPVNYNDVDLSFKIRREGLRLVWLNEPTAYHFESQTRVAVVHPWEHEIMKRRWFGPDDDAYLPEVR, via the coding sequence ATGACCGAGGCACCGTTCTTCTCTGTCGTCACCCCTGTCTACAACCCACCGGTCGACGTTCTCATCGAGATGATCCAGTCTGTCCGCGAGCAGAGCTTCCAAGACTGGGAGCTCATCCTCGTCGACGACGTCTCTCCCGATCCACAGGTGCGCGAGGTGCTTCGTCGGGCGGCTGCTGAGGACTCTCGGCTCGTTGTCATCGAGCGCGAGGTGAACGGCCACATCGTCAAGGCCTCGAATGATGGGATCGAGCGGGCTCGTGGGCAGTTTGTGGTGCTCGTCGACCACGACGATCTGCTCGAACCGCATGCATTCCGGGTGATGGTGGAAGCCATCCAGGCCCACCCAGAGGTGGACTATCTCTACTCGGACGAAGACAAGCTCGACGACAAGGGCAACTTCTACGACGCGTTCCGCAAACCAGACTGGTCTCCGGAACGGTTGCGGGGGCAGATGTACACCAGCCACCTCTCCGTCCTGAGGACCTCGGTCGTCAAGGCTGTCGGTGCATTCCATGAGGGCTTTGACGGGTCGCAGGATCATGACCTCGTCCTCCGTGTGACCGAACAGGCTCGTGAGGTCGTTCATGTCCCCGAGGTGCTGTACCACTGGCGGGTCGTCCCCGGGTCTGCGGCCGGTGATCCTGACGCCAAGCCGTATGCGTGGATCGCTGGGCGCAAAGCGGTTCAGGCGCACATCGATCGCGTGGGCATCCGCGGCGAAGTGAGCTTTGGCCGCGGCACAGGTACCTATCGCATCGACCGGCACCTGGATGAGGACGTCTTGCTGAGCGTGGTCATTCCTACCAGGGGTGGAGAAGGACTCGTGTGGGGCGAGCGCCGGTGCTTCGTGGTCGATGCCGTGCGATCTGTCGTAGAGCGAGGAGGCCACGACAACGTCGAGGTGGTCGTCGTCTACGACACCAGTACTCCAGCCCACGTTCTCGAAGAGCTTCGTGGACTCGGGGTCCGACGGCTCACCCTGGTCGAGTACGCGAAGCCGTTCAATTTCAGCGAGAAGTGCAATATCGGCGTCGCAGCGTCCTTCGGTTCAGTGGTCCTGTTGCTCAACGACGACATCGAGATCAGCTCTCCGGGGTTTCTCCCACAGCTCGCCGCCCCACTCTTCGAGAGCGGTGTCGGGGCGACCGGTGCTCGACTGCTCTTCCCGGACAACACGATCCAGCACGCCGGGCTCGTCTTCTATGGCAACGACTACGCTCACGCCTTCCACCGGGTTCCAGGAGACGACTACGGGCCTTTTACGGCGCTCACCGTCAACCGTGAGGTCTCAGCGTTGACGGGGGCTTGCCTGGCCATGCTCCGGACAACGTACGACCATGTCGGCGGCATGGCCGAGTCGTTGCCCGTGAACTACAACGACGTGGACCTCTCGTTCAAGATTCGACGAGAGGGGCTTCGCCTGGTGTGGCTCAACGAGCCAACCGCCTATCACTTCGAGTCTCAGACGCGAGTAGCCGTGGTGCATCCGTGGGAGCACGAGATCATGAAGCGACGCTGGTTCGGTCCTGACGACGATGCTTACCTGCCTGAAGTCCGATGA